The Doryrhamphus excisus isolate RoL2022-K1 chromosome 1, RoL_Dexc_1.0, whole genome shotgun sequence genome includes a window with the following:
- the LOC131128026 gene encoding sodium/calcium exchanger 1-like isoform X1, translating to MFLGVSIIADRFMASIEVITSQERQIVIKKPNGEKLTTTVRIWNETVSNLTLMALGSSAPEILLSVVEVCGHNFDAGQLGPNTIVGSAAFNMFVIIGLCVYVIPDGETRKVKHLRVFFVTATWSVFAYTWLYLILAVFSPGVVQIWEGLLTLFFFPVCVAFAYVADRRLLFYKYVYKRYRAGKRKGVIIETEGEPDLPSKVDIETDGVAFLPHDEKLENEELEVKHRMEEASFRVLTHGIQIVMGSGDVPMKKTSATHQDRSSSSEVFFHPSRYQCLENCGSLALTVLRRGGDINTTVAVDYRTQDGTAIAGSDYRCSHGTVVFRAGETVKEIRIDIIDDDIFEEEEHFLVHLSGVRIVSGGGGESNNGSAGLGPPCTATVSILDDDHAGIFTFEESTLTVSESVGVMEVKVVRTSGARGVVALPYRTVEGSAKGGGVDFEDTHGVLEFDNNEMCKTLCINIVDDEQYEKNKNFFLELGQPLLLEMSERKAVLLQEVGGFFRTDKQLFGKDIYRKIQEPEKHNPSSILTISDAKDVETKQEEERRIALMGRPKLGELVKLEVVIEESYEFKNSVDKVMKKTRLAVLVGTTSWREQFMDAITVSAGDDDDDDDKKLPSSVDYVIHFLTVFWKLLFVLVPPTDYWNGWACFVVSIMVIGLLTAIIGDLASHFGCTVGLKDSVTAVVFVALGTSVPDTFASKVAACQDQYADASIGNVTGSNAVNVFLGIGVAWSIAAVYHYSKNQEFRVDPGTLAFSVTLFTIFAFICIAVLLYRRRPGIGGELGGPQIPKMVTTSLFFSLWLMYIVLSSLEAYCHIQGF from the exons ATGTTCCTGGGCGTCTCCATCATCGCTGACCGCTTTATGGCGTCCATCGAGGTCATCACGTCCCAAGAGAGACAGATTGTGATCAAAAAACCAAACGGCGAAAAGTTGACGACAACCGTGCGGATCTGGAATGAAACGGTGTCCAACCTGACGCTCATGGCTCTGGGATCGTCCGCCCCGGAAATCCTGCTCTCTGTTGTGGAAGTTTGCGGTCATAACTTCGATGCCGGTCAGCTGGGCCCGAACACCATCGTGGGGAGCGCCGCTTTCAACATGTTCGTTATCATCGGGCTTTGCGTGTACGTCATTCCGGACGGAGAAACGCGCAAGGTGAAGCATCTTCGGGTTTTCTTCGTCACGGCAACCTGGAGCGTTTTCGCTTACACGTGGCTTTACCTCATTTTGGCCGTTTTCTCTCCGGGCGTCGTTCAGATTTGGGAAGGCCTCCTGACGCTCTTCTTCTTTCCCGTTTGCGTTGCTTTTGCGTACGTGGCAGACCGCCGTCTTCTTTTCTACAAGTACGTGTACAAGCGCTACCGAGCCGGGAAGCGCAAGGGGGTCATCATCGAGACCGAGGGGGAACCCGATCTCCCTTCCAAGGTTGACATCGAAACGGACGGCGTAGCGTTCCTGCCTCACGACGAAAAACTCGAAAATGAGGAGTTGGAAGTGAAGCACCGGATGGAAGAGGCGTCCTTCCGTGTTTTAACGCACGGCATTCAGATCGTGATGGGAAGCGGCGATGTCCCGATGAAGAAGACTTCGGCCACTCATCAAGACCGCTCGTCCTCATCGGAGGTGTTCTTCCATCCAAGCAGGTACCAGTGCTTGGAGAACTGTGGCAGTTTAGCGTTAACCGTTCTTCGACGAGGCGGCGACATCAATACAACCGTCGCGGTTGACTATCGAACACAAGACGGCACCGCCATCGCCGGGTCGGACTATCGCTGTAGCCACGGGACGGTGGTGTTCCGAGCGGGCGAAACGGTTAAGGAAATCCGCATCGATATCATCGACGATGACATCTTTGAGGAAGAGGAGCATTTCCTGGTTCACTTAAGCGGCGTCAGAATCGTGTCCGGTGGGGGCGGAGAATCAAACAACGGTTCGGCAGGCTTGGGTCCGCCTTGCACGGCCACGGTATCCATCTTGGATGACGACCACGCGGGGATCTTCACGTTCGAGGAGTCGACGCTGACTGTCAGCGAGAGCGTTGGCGTCATGGAGGTGAAGGTGGTCCGGACCTCGGGGGCTCGAGGAGTCGTGGCCCTGCCGTACAGAACCGTTGAGGGGAGCGCCAAAGGGGGCGGAGTGGACTTTGAGGACACTCACGGCGTCCTGGAATTTGACAACAATGAGATGTG TAAAACGCTTTGCATCAACATCGTTGACGATGAGCAATATGAGAAGAACAAGAACTTCTTCCTGGAGCTGGGCCAGCCTCTTCTGCTGGAGATGAGCGAGAGAAAAG CCGTTCTGCTTCAAGAAGTTG GTGGATTCTTCCGAACAg ATAAACAACTCTTTG GCAAAGACATCTACAGGAAAATCCAAGAACCGGAAAAACACAACCCCTCTTCCATCTTGACCATCTCAG ACGCCAAGGACGTGGagacaaagcaggaagaggagaGACGCATCGCACTGATGGGTCGACCCAAGTTAGGCGAGCTGGTCAAACTTGAAGTCGTCATTGAGGAGTCGTACGAGTTTAAG AATTCAGTGGACAAGGTGATGAAGAAGACGAGGTTGGCCGTGCTGGTGGGGACGACGTCATGGAGAGAACAATTTATGGACGCCATCACAGTCAGCGCAG gtgatgacgacgacgacgatgacaAGAAGCTACCCTCCAGTGTGGACTACGTCATACACTTCCTGACGGTCTTCTGGAAGCTCCTGTTTGTGTTGGTCCCGCCCACCGACTACTGGAACGGGTGGGCGTGCTTCGTGGTGTCCATCATGGTCATCGGCCTCCTGACAGCAATCATCGGAGACCTGGCGTCgcattttggctgcacggtgggcctGAAGGACTCGGTCACGGCTGTGGTCTTTGTAGCATTGGGCACGTCAGTACCAG ACACGTTCGCCAGCAAAGTGGCGGCCTGCCAGGACCAGTACGCCGACGCCTCCATTGGTAACGTGACAGGAAGTAACGCCGTCAACGTTTTCCTGGGTATCGGCGTGGCGTGGTCCATCGCCGCTGTGTACCACTACTCCAAGAACCAGGAATTCAGGGTGGACCCGGGAACGCTGGCCTTCTCCGTCACGCTTTTTACCATCTTTGCCTTCATCTGCATCGCCGTCCTTCTCTATCGGCGCCGGCCCGGGATTGGCGGGGAACTGGGTGGACCACAGATCCCCAAGATGGTGACCACGAGCTTGTTCTTCAGCCTGTGGTTGATGTACATCGTCTTATCCTCGCTTGAGGCCTACTGCCACATCCAAGGCTTTTGA
- the LOC131128026 gene encoding sodium/calcium exchanger 1-like isoform X11, with protein MFLGVSIIADRFMASIEVITSQERQIVIKKPNGEKLTTTVRIWNETVSNLTLMALGSSAPEILLSVVEVCGHNFDAGQLGPNTIVGSAAFNMFVIIGLCVYVIPDGETRKVKHLRVFFVTATWSVFAYTWLYLILAVFSPGVVQIWEGLLTLFFFPVCVAFAYVADRRLLFYKYVYKRYRAGKRKGVIIETEGEPDLPSKVDIETDGVAFLPHDEKLENEELEVKHRMEEASFRVLTHGIQIVMGSGDVPMKKTSATHQDRSSSSEVFFHPSRYQCLENCGSLALTVLRRGGDINTTVAVDYRTQDGTAIAGSDYRCSHGTVVFRAGETVKEIRIDIIDDDIFEEEEHFLVHLSGVRIVSGGGGESNNGSAGLGPPCTATVSILDDDHAGIFTFEESTLTVSESVGVMEVKVVRTSGARGVVALPYRTVEGSAKGGGVDFEDTHGVLEFDNNEMCKTLCINIVDDEQYEKNKNFFLELGQPLLLEMSERKGRGDVETKQEEERRIALMGRPKLGELVKLEVVIEESYEFKNSVDKVMKKTRLAVLVGTTSWREQFMDAITVSAGDDDDDDDKKLPSSVDYVIHFLTVFWKLLFVLVPPTDYWNGWACFVVSIMVIGLLTAIIGDLASHFGCTVGLKDSVTAVVFVALGTSVPDTFASKVAACQDQYADASIGNVTGSNAVNVFLGIGVAWSIAAVYHYSKNQEFRVDPGTLAFSVTLFTIFAFICIAVLLYRRRPGIGGELGGPQIPKMVTTSLFFSLWLMYIVLSSLEAYCHIQGF; from the exons ATGTTCCTGGGCGTCTCCATCATCGCTGACCGCTTTATGGCGTCCATCGAGGTCATCACGTCCCAAGAGAGACAGATTGTGATCAAAAAACCAAACGGCGAAAAGTTGACGACAACCGTGCGGATCTGGAATGAAACGGTGTCCAACCTGACGCTCATGGCTCTGGGATCGTCCGCCCCGGAAATCCTGCTCTCTGTTGTGGAAGTTTGCGGTCATAACTTCGATGCCGGTCAGCTGGGCCCGAACACCATCGTGGGGAGCGCCGCTTTCAACATGTTCGTTATCATCGGGCTTTGCGTGTACGTCATTCCGGACGGAGAAACGCGCAAGGTGAAGCATCTTCGGGTTTTCTTCGTCACGGCAACCTGGAGCGTTTTCGCTTACACGTGGCTTTACCTCATTTTGGCCGTTTTCTCTCCGGGCGTCGTTCAGATTTGGGAAGGCCTCCTGACGCTCTTCTTCTTTCCCGTTTGCGTTGCTTTTGCGTACGTGGCAGACCGCCGTCTTCTTTTCTACAAGTACGTGTACAAGCGCTACCGAGCCGGGAAGCGCAAGGGGGTCATCATCGAGACCGAGGGGGAACCCGATCTCCCTTCCAAGGTTGACATCGAAACGGACGGCGTAGCGTTCCTGCCTCACGACGAAAAACTCGAAAATGAGGAGTTGGAAGTGAAGCACCGGATGGAAGAGGCGTCCTTCCGTGTTTTAACGCACGGCATTCAGATCGTGATGGGAAGCGGCGATGTCCCGATGAAGAAGACTTCGGCCACTCATCAAGACCGCTCGTCCTCATCGGAGGTGTTCTTCCATCCAAGCAGGTACCAGTGCTTGGAGAACTGTGGCAGTTTAGCGTTAACCGTTCTTCGACGAGGCGGCGACATCAATACAACCGTCGCGGTTGACTATCGAACACAAGACGGCACCGCCATCGCCGGGTCGGACTATCGCTGTAGCCACGGGACGGTGGTGTTCCGAGCGGGCGAAACGGTTAAGGAAATCCGCATCGATATCATCGACGATGACATCTTTGAGGAAGAGGAGCATTTCCTGGTTCACTTAAGCGGCGTCAGAATCGTGTCCGGTGGGGGCGGAGAATCAAACAACGGTTCGGCAGGCTTGGGTCCGCCTTGCACGGCCACGGTATCCATCTTGGATGACGACCACGCGGGGATCTTCACGTTCGAGGAGTCGACGCTGACTGTCAGCGAGAGCGTTGGCGTCATGGAGGTGAAGGTGGTCCGGACCTCGGGGGCTCGAGGAGTCGTGGCCCTGCCGTACAGAACCGTTGAGGGGAGCGCCAAAGGGGGCGGAGTGGACTTTGAGGACACTCACGGCGTCCTGGAATTTGACAACAATGAGATGTG TAAAACGCTTTGCATCAACATCGTTGACGATGAGCAATATGAGAAGAACAAGAACTTCTTCCTGGAGCTGGGCCAGCCTCTTCTGCTGGAGATGAGCGAGAGAAAAGGTAGGGGT GACGTGGagacaaagcaggaagaggagaGACGCATCGCACTGATGGGTCGACCCAAGTTAGGCGAGCTGGTCAAACTTGAAGTCGTCATTGAGGAGTCGTACGAGTTTAAG AATTCAGTGGACAAGGTGATGAAGAAGACGAGGTTGGCCGTGCTGGTGGGGACGACGTCATGGAGAGAACAATTTATGGACGCCATCACAGTCAGCGCAG gtgatgacgacgacgacgatgacaAGAAGCTACCCTCCAGTGTGGACTACGTCATACACTTCCTGACGGTCTTCTGGAAGCTCCTGTTTGTGTTGGTCCCGCCCACCGACTACTGGAACGGGTGGGCGTGCTTCGTGGTGTCCATCATGGTCATCGGCCTCCTGACAGCAATCATCGGAGACCTGGCGTCgcattttggctgcacggtgggcctGAAGGACTCGGTCACGGCTGTGGTCTTTGTAGCATTGGGCACGTCAGTACCAG ACACGTTCGCCAGCAAAGTGGCGGCCTGCCAGGACCAGTACGCCGACGCCTCCATTGGTAACGTGACAGGAAGTAACGCCGTCAACGTTTTCCTGGGTATCGGCGTGGCGTGGTCCATCGCCGCTGTGTACCACTACTCCAAGAACCAGGAATTCAGGGTGGACCCGGGAACGCTGGCCTTCTCCGTCACGCTTTTTACCATCTTTGCCTTCATCTGCATCGCCGTCCTTCTCTATCGGCGCCGGCCCGGGATTGGCGGGGAACTGGGTGGACCACAGATCCCCAAGATGGTGACCACGAGCTTGTTCTTCAGCCTGTGGTTGATGTACATCGTCTTATCCTCGCTTGAGGCCTACTGCCACATCCAAGGCTTTTGA
- the LOC131128026 gene encoding sodium/calcium exchanger 1-like isoform X14, protein MFLGVSIIADRFMASIEVITSQERQIVIKKPNGEKLTTTVRIWNETVSNLTLMALGSSAPEILLSVVEVCGHNFDAGQLGPNTIVGSAAFNMFVIIGLCVYVIPDGETRKVKHLRVFFVTATWSVFAYTWLYLILAVFSPGVVQIWEGLLTLFFFPVCVAFAYVADRRLLFYKYVYKRYRAGKRKGVIIETEGEPDLPSKVDIETDGVAFLPHDEKLENEELEVKHRMEEASFRVLTHGIQIVMGSGDVPMKKTSATHQDRSSSSEVFFHPSRYQCLENCGSLALTVLRRGGDINTTVAVDYRTQDGTAIAGSDYRCSHGTVVFRAGETVKEIRIDIIDDDIFEEEEHFLVHLSGVRIVSGGGGESNNGSAGLGPPCTATVSILDDDHAGIFTFEESTLTVSESVGVMEVKVVRTSGARGVVALPYRTVEGSAKGGGVDFEDTHGVLEFDNNEMCKTLCINIVDDEQYEKNKNFFLELGQPLLLEMSERKGRGTKQEEERRIALMGRPKLGELVKLEVVIEESYEFKNSVDKVMKKTRLAVLVGTTSWREQFMDAITVSAGDDDDDDDKKLPSSVDYVIHFLTVFWKLLFVLVPPTDYWNGWACFVVSIMVIGLLTAIIGDLASHFGCTVGLKDSVTAVVFVALGTSVPDTFASKVAACQDQYADASIGNVTGSNAVNVFLGIGVAWSIAAVYHYSKNQEFRVDPGTLAFSVTLFTIFAFICIAVLLYRRRPGIGGELGGPQIPKMVTTSLFFSLWLMYIVLSSLEAYCHIQGF, encoded by the exons ATGTTCCTGGGCGTCTCCATCATCGCTGACCGCTTTATGGCGTCCATCGAGGTCATCACGTCCCAAGAGAGACAGATTGTGATCAAAAAACCAAACGGCGAAAAGTTGACGACAACCGTGCGGATCTGGAATGAAACGGTGTCCAACCTGACGCTCATGGCTCTGGGATCGTCCGCCCCGGAAATCCTGCTCTCTGTTGTGGAAGTTTGCGGTCATAACTTCGATGCCGGTCAGCTGGGCCCGAACACCATCGTGGGGAGCGCCGCTTTCAACATGTTCGTTATCATCGGGCTTTGCGTGTACGTCATTCCGGACGGAGAAACGCGCAAGGTGAAGCATCTTCGGGTTTTCTTCGTCACGGCAACCTGGAGCGTTTTCGCTTACACGTGGCTTTACCTCATTTTGGCCGTTTTCTCTCCGGGCGTCGTTCAGATTTGGGAAGGCCTCCTGACGCTCTTCTTCTTTCCCGTTTGCGTTGCTTTTGCGTACGTGGCAGACCGCCGTCTTCTTTTCTACAAGTACGTGTACAAGCGCTACCGAGCCGGGAAGCGCAAGGGGGTCATCATCGAGACCGAGGGGGAACCCGATCTCCCTTCCAAGGTTGACATCGAAACGGACGGCGTAGCGTTCCTGCCTCACGACGAAAAACTCGAAAATGAGGAGTTGGAAGTGAAGCACCGGATGGAAGAGGCGTCCTTCCGTGTTTTAACGCACGGCATTCAGATCGTGATGGGAAGCGGCGATGTCCCGATGAAGAAGACTTCGGCCACTCATCAAGACCGCTCGTCCTCATCGGAGGTGTTCTTCCATCCAAGCAGGTACCAGTGCTTGGAGAACTGTGGCAGTTTAGCGTTAACCGTTCTTCGACGAGGCGGCGACATCAATACAACCGTCGCGGTTGACTATCGAACACAAGACGGCACCGCCATCGCCGGGTCGGACTATCGCTGTAGCCACGGGACGGTGGTGTTCCGAGCGGGCGAAACGGTTAAGGAAATCCGCATCGATATCATCGACGATGACATCTTTGAGGAAGAGGAGCATTTCCTGGTTCACTTAAGCGGCGTCAGAATCGTGTCCGGTGGGGGCGGAGAATCAAACAACGGTTCGGCAGGCTTGGGTCCGCCTTGCACGGCCACGGTATCCATCTTGGATGACGACCACGCGGGGATCTTCACGTTCGAGGAGTCGACGCTGACTGTCAGCGAGAGCGTTGGCGTCATGGAGGTGAAGGTGGTCCGGACCTCGGGGGCTCGAGGAGTCGTGGCCCTGCCGTACAGAACCGTTGAGGGGAGCGCCAAAGGGGGCGGAGTGGACTTTGAGGACACTCACGGCGTCCTGGAATTTGACAACAATGAGATGTG TAAAACGCTTTGCATCAACATCGTTGACGATGAGCAATATGAGAAGAACAAGAACTTCTTCCTGGAGCTGGGCCAGCCTCTTCTGCTGGAGATGAGCGAGAGAAAAGGTAGGGGT acaaagcaggaagaggagaGACGCATCGCACTGATGGGTCGACCCAAGTTAGGCGAGCTGGTCAAACTTGAAGTCGTCATTGAGGAGTCGTACGAGTTTAAG AATTCAGTGGACAAGGTGATGAAGAAGACGAGGTTGGCCGTGCTGGTGGGGACGACGTCATGGAGAGAACAATTTATGGACGCCATCACAGTCAGCGCAG gtgatgacgacgacgacgatgacaAGAAGCTACCCTCCAGTGTGGACTACGTCATACACTTCCTGACGGTCTTCTGGAAGCTCCTGTTTGTGTTGGTCCCGCCCACCGACTACTGGAACGGGTGGGCGTGCTTCGTGGTGTCCATCATGGTCATCGGCCTCCTGACAGCAATCATCGGAGACCTGGCGTCgcattttggctgcacggtgggcctGAAGGACTCGGTCACGGCTGTGGTCTTTGTAGCATTGGGCACGTCAGTACCAG ACACGTTCGCCAGCAAAGTGGCGGCCTGCCAGGACCAGTACGCCGACGCCTCCATTGGTAACGTGACAGGAAGTAACGCCGTCAACGTTTTCCTGGGTATCGGCGTGGCGTGGTCCATCGCCGCTGTGTACCACTACTCCAAGAACCAGGAATTCAGGGTGGACCCGGGAACGCTGGCCTTCTCCGTCACGCTTTTTACCATCTTTGCCTTCATCTGCATCGCCGTCCTTCTCTATCGGCGCCGGCCCGGGATTGGCGGGGAACTGGGTGGACCACAGATCCCCAAGATGGTGACCACGAGCTTGTTCTTCAGCCTGTGGTTGATGTACATCGTCTTATCCTCGCTTGAGGCCTACTGCCACATCCAAGGCTTTTGA
- the LOC131128026 gene encoding sodium/calcium exchanger 1-like isoform X4 translates to MFLGVSIIADRFMASIEVITSQERQIVIKKPNGEKLTTTVRIWNETVSNLTLMALGSSAPEILLSVVEVCGHNFDAGQLGPNTIVGSAAFNMFVIIGLCVYVIPDGETRKVKHLRVFFVTATWSVFAYTWLYLILAVFSPGVVQIWEGLLTLFFFPVCVAFAYVADRRLLFYKYVYKRYRAGKRKGVIIETEGEPDLPSKVDIETDGVAFLPHDEKLENEELEVKHRMEEASFRVLTHGIQIVMGSGDVPMKKTSATHQDRSSSSEVFFHPSRYQCLENCGSLALTVLRRGGDINTTVAVDYRTQDGTAIAGSDYRCSHGTVVFRAGETVKEIRIDIIDDDIFEEEEHFLVHLSGVRIVSGGGGESNNGSAGLGPPCTATVSILDDDHAGIFTFEESTLTVSESVGVMEVKVVRTSGARGVVALPYRTVEGSAKGGGVDFEDTHGVLEFDNNEMCKTLCINIVDDEQYEKNKNFFLELGQPLLLEMSERKGRGVAFLCIRLATPLLLTSSPLVNAKDVETKQEEERRIALMGRPKLGELVKLEVVIEESYEFKNSVDKVMKKTRLAVLVGTTSWREQFMDAITVSAGDDDDDDDKKLPSSVDYVIHFLTVFWKLLFVLVPPTDYWNGWACFVVSIMVIGLLTAIIGDLASHFGCTVGLKDSVTAVVFVALGTSVPDTFASKVAACQDQYADASIGNVTGSNAVNVFLGIGVAWSIAAVYHYSKNQEFRVDPGTLAFSVTLFTIFAFICIAVLLYRRRPGIGGELGGPQIPKMVTTSLFFSLWLMYIVLSSLEAYCHIQGF, encoded by the exons ATGTTCCTGGGCGTCTCCATCATCGCTGACCGCTTTATGGCGTCCATCGAGGTCATCACGTCCCAAGAGAGACAGATTGTGATCAAAAAACCAAACGGCGAAAAGTTGACGACAACCGTGCGGATCTGGAATGAAACGGTGTCCAACCTGACGCTCATGGCTCTGGGATCGTCCGCCCCGGAAATCCTGCTCTCTGTTGTGGAAGTTTGCGGTCATAACTTCGATGCCGGTCAGCTGGGCCCGAACACCATCGTGGGGAGCGCCGCTTTCAACATGTTCGTTATCATCGGGCTTTGCGTGTACGTCATTCCGGACGGAGAAACGCGCAAGGTGAAGCATCTTCGGGTTTTCTTCGTCACGGCAACCTGGAGCGTTTTCGCTTACACGTGGCTTTACCTCATTTTGGCCGTTTTCTCTCCGGGCGTCGTTCAGATTTGGGAAGGCCTCCTGACGCTCTTCTTCTTTCCCGTTTGCGTTGCTTTTGCGTACGTGGCAGACCGCCGTCTTCTTTTCTACAAGTACGTGTACAAGCGCTACCGAGCCGGGAAGCGCAAGGGGGTCATCATCGAGACCGAGGGGGAACCCGATCTCCCTTCCAAGGTTGACATCGAAACGGACGGCGTAGCGTTCCTGCCTCACGACGAAAAACTCGAAAATGAGGAGTTGGAAGTGAAGCACCGGATGGAAGAGGCGTCCTTCCGTGTTTTAACGCACGGCATTCAGATCGTGATGGGAAGCGGCGATGTCCCGATGAAGAAGACTTCGGCCACTCATCAAGACCGCTCGTCCTCATCGGAGGTGTTCTTCCATCCAAGCAGGTACCAGTGCTTGGAGAACTGTGGCAGTTTAGCGTTAACCGTTCTTCGACGAGGCGGCGACATCAATACAACCGTCGCGGTTGACTATCGAACACAAGACGGCACCGCCATCGCCGGGTCGGACTATCGCTGTAGCCACGGGACGGTGGTGTTCCGAGCGGGCGAAACGGTTAAGGAAATCCGCATCGATATCATCGACGATGACATCTTTGAGGAAGAGGAGCATTTCCTGGTTCACTTAAGCGGCGTCAGAATCGTGTCCGGTGGGGGCGGAGAATCAAACAACGGTTCGGCAGGCTTGGGTCCGCCTTGCACGGCCACGGTATCCATCTTGGATGACGACCACGCGGGGATCTTCACGTTCGAGGAGTCGACGCTGACTGTCAGCGAGAGCGTTGGCGTCATGGAGGTGAAGGTGGTCCGGACCTCGGGGGCTCGAGGAGTCGTGGCCCTGCCGTACAGAACCGTTGAGGGGAGCGCCAAAGGGGGCGGAGTGGACTTTGAGGACACTCACGGCGTCCTGGAATTTGACAACAATGAGATGTG TAAAACGCTTTGCATCAACATCGTTGACGATGAGCAATATGAGAAGAACAAGAACTTCTTCCTGGAGCTGGGCCAGCCTCTTCTGCTGGAGATGAGCGAGAGAAAAGGTAGGGGTGTGGCCTTTTTATGTATTCGTTTAGCCACGCCCCTTCTGTTAACCTCCTCGCCATTGGTCA ACGCCAAGGACGTGGagacaaagcaggaagaggagaGACGCATCGCACTGATGGGTCGACCCAAGTTAGGCGAGCTGGTCAAACTTGAAGTCGTCATTGAGGAGTCGTACGAGTTTAAG AATTCAGTGGACAAGGTGATGAAGAAGACGAGGTTGGCCGTGCTGGTGGGGACGACGTCATGGAGAGAACAATTTATGGACGCCATCACAGTCAGCGCAG gtgatgacgacgacgacgatgacaAGAAGCTACCCTCCAGTGTGGACTACGTCATACACTTCCTGACGGTCTTCTGGAAGCTCCTGTTTGTGTTGGTCCCGCCCACCGACTACTGGAACGGGTGGGCGTGCTTCGTGGTGTCCATCATGGTCATCGGCCTCCTGACAGCAATCATCGGAGACCTGGCGTCgcattttggctgcacggtgggcctGAAGGACTCGGTCACGGCTGTGGTCTTTGTAGCATTGGGCACGTCAGTACCAG ACACGTTCGCCAGCAAAGTGGCGGCCTGCCAGGACCAGTACGCCGACGCCTCCATTGGTAACGTGACAGGAAGTAACGCCGTCAACGTTTTCCTGGGTATCGGCGTGGCGTGGTCCATCGCCGCTGTGTACCACTACTCCAAGAACCAGGAATTCAGGGTGGACCCGGGAACGCTGGCCTTCTCCGTCACGCTTTTTACCATCTTTGCCTTCATCTGCATCGCCGTCCTTCTCTATCGGCGCCGGCCCGGGATTGGCGGGGAACTGGGTGGACCACAGATCCCCAAGATGGTGACCACGAGCTTGTTCTTCAGCCTGTGGTTGATGTACATCGTCTTATCCTCGCTTGAGGCCTACTGCCACATCCAAGGCTTTTGA